In Ignavibacteriales bacterium, the sequence GCAGGCTCTTGAGCCTTCCGGAAAGCTTGTGGATGATTTCAGAATTGTCGAAGCAGACAAAATGATTCACGTATTAAATGCGCCCTCGCCCGCGGCAACTGCGTCTTTGAGCATCGGGGACACAATTTCCCGGCTTTTTGTTAAAAGAATAAGTTGATTTTATTTTCAGTTTTGAATTGACATAAACCTAAATTGGTTTTATTTTAATTTTAGATGTGTCATTCACTTTGTATTTTATAATATTTCTTTATTCAAGCAATTAGTAAGAAAGGTATTCAAATGAAAACCGTACACGAAATTCTTCTTAACAAAGGAAACCAGGTGTGGACTATCTCCCCCGACTCAACAGTTTACGATGCGCTTAAGCTAATGTCAGAAAAGGAAATTGGCGCTGTGCTGGTCTGCGAAGGCGATAACATAAAAGGCATTATGTCTGAGAGAGATTATGCACGCAAAATTATTTTGCAAGGTAAATTATCAAAGGAAACAAAAATCTCCGAGATAATGTCCGATAAAGTTATCTACGTTAATCCCGATATGCGAACGAGCGAATGTATGGCGCTGATGATCAACAAAAAAATCCGGCACCTCCCTGTGCTGGAAAATCAAAAACTTGCCGGGCTAATCTCAATCGGTGATGTGGTTAAAGCTGTTATTGATGAAAAAGAATTTCTTATTGATCAGCTTGTCAATTATATCACCAGCACTCCTTCAATTAAATAAGCTGAATGAGCGCTGAGAATATTTTATCTGCTCTTAATTCTCTTTTGCTATGCGATGATATTCAATCAATCAGAAAAGAAATTAATTCACTGCATAAACATTTTTCTGACAACACCCGCGGTGAAGAATTATCATTCGTTATTCCCGCCTCAAATGAAATTACATTAATTAAAAAAAAATATTTAATCGCCGAATTGAACCAGATACTTGAAACACAATCACTCGAGCGTACAAAATATTACATCCGCCGTTTGGTTAAAACAATTTCCGAAAAGAAAACAAGCAAGATCAACGAACTCAATCTTAACCGCTGGAAAGAGTATGAAGATATTCTCACAGACAGCCTGTGGGTTTTGAATAAACGCGATTCATCGGGCGCGCACAATGCCGGATACTGGGGAAATTTTATCCCGCAGATTCCTAACCAGTTTTTACGACGGTACACAAAAAAAGGTGACTGGGTGCTCGATCCTTTTCTCGGCAGCGGCACAACTTTAATCGAATGCAAAAGGCTGGGGCGAAACGGAATAGGAATTGACCTTTCACCTAAAGTTGTTTCGCTTGCAGAAAGAAATATAGGCAAGGAAAAAAACCCTTTTGATGTCCGAACTGAAATTTTTAATGCTGACAGCGCTTCGCTGGACTTAATTTCAACGTGCAAGAAAGCGGGAATTAAATCTGTGCAATTTGTTTTTCTCCACCCGCCTTACTGGGATATAATCAAATTCTCCGATGATAAAAATGATCTCTCTAATTCCAGAAGTATTAAATCATTCCTCGAAATGTTCGGCAAAGTGTTTGATAATGCTTTTAGTGTTCT encodes:
- a CDS encoding CBS domain-containing protein, with protein sequence MKTVHEILLNKGNQVWTISPDSTVYDALKLMSEKEIGAVLVCEGDNIKGIMSERDYARKIILQGKLSKETKISEIMSDKVIYVNPDMRTSECMALMINKKIRHLPVLENQKLAGLISIGDVVKAVIDEKEFLIDQLVNYITSTPSIK
- a CDS encoding DNA methyltransferase, with amino-acid sequence MSAENILSALNSLLLCDDIQSIRKEINSLHKHFSDNTRGEELSFVIPASNEITLIKKKYLIAELNQILETQSLERTKYYIRRLVKTISEKKTSKINELNLNRWKEYEDILTDSLWVLNKRDSSGAHNAGYWGNFIPQIPNQFLRRYTKKGDWVLDPFLGSGTTLIECKRLGRNGIGIDLSPKVVSLAERNIGKEKNPFDVRTEIFNADSASLDLISTCKKAGIKSVQFVFLHPPYWDIIKFSDDKNDLSNSRSIKSFLEMFGKVFDNAFSVLQKGRYAAIVIGDKYSAGEWIPLAFETMNEALKRKVKLKSIIVKNFEDTTGKRAQKELWRYRALLGGFYIFKHEYIFLFQKK